One window of the Dreissena polymorpha isolate Duluth1 chromosome 5, UMN_Dpol_1.0, whole genome shotgun sequence genome contains the following:
- the LOC127831199 gene encoding uncharacterized protein LOC127831199: protein MDFSVLLQDLKDVAEKYKGKSTEPAISTSAYVDMFLKILKRAQKVTEDYEEQIRVLYVVLNQLAAIYQDLTQGNHRDQLCKYIFQLCAKTVLHIQWSHLDEHNAAKTNLIEAVKNVTEILEQHGFSKFKVIQELMDSHWTHPVLSKIMSGEEEDENDEECLEYIRSQDPEVLKLRVDIMIHENCEEFALNLCNWSLRHPAMRTNNLKIKEQQIFILHKQEEYTKMQEVCETIVCHDGIQVMSHLAKNPANQALCIRLAQVFLIHDWVNPNRNCCTQELLKLWIHHQYLADKDEERFLESIWTVAKVCRDTEQIGTLIDGVKKECGDMFIQLYTELCKYAINIDKGNYEKEMAAGNLAEAKRRKLALSKTCVRMSLMLKEHDFRMSRLCGLTAFSLDPTTENLNLVNKLYWTIKHTSAVSRHSKTDIATLYEIDRLLGKMRPDSLNPDYSWKQLIPLCKRYKHDCDLERKGIKVEKREVPDVQIEPESTVIQTDGHKQPKGKRKDIEKAHIEKLLSEKRLSQEEIEKLIRERFPRNTDLDDAPALDMKELDKTIESLKKSIYEETSFRESLEKNFSPLRGRQKSPVAASAHNNTVGSSSANPDNHVNANKLLYKQLSEGKSMQHQVLPSTLGTLSHQVPSTSFQMTHQPPSSSANLVGSKTRNLHGVPTHQLHGHSPNILGNNRKIPCATVSSSQVQYSGQSSNSVPKNVQQMKPSGHFNILRPTGSSQQECAKIAQQIAEMREKERREKLEQVRNQGKMDAKALSKAVLQGHQGNAISNLLSLTFQGNKSANQNQAASVSQHSQQAVSSSVKHDQISNPKYVLPTEKVITPLQVENRLNLGKGTSVKPVLSMRVPRSLTEEQFKQLMQKVHQMTRKMSPTKSNPSLMSQQAFNEGATVTSAIQSNANERDFLTGLTVNSQGLLETAVASASPDIAMANLDTLATASLTHLEQAQYTRQMKTNLDSSQMEISQMNNQGIVSVITYSQPNQVVFSLPQQSSVMLPPPVVQSIPQPVMQQFVTIPSDSSVSQQQPPAVNQYQVPVQTSVQVPFKFLSGGNVKQVQQNPVLNTPELSPAVVEQLLASLIKRGEQKSTQQPKPSWPKDILPKAAPQQQVNLGYKICTTSPTSQSISKSVADATKKILQLREMYGLNPASNPIATDVNSSTENRGSGSLIQKLMMEDDSCDYKNSKLSSFIAGMPASKSTASDDVPDLPDLGAKEVAAILGLETDGNQAEQNNTIPQSTYLNANRKAKEREKKDEGRKQKGGQTIFKCGQCGKMFPSRELVEEHQTLEHQTLDHQLNCKFCNKTFKNKHTLRGHERKNCRFLKAESSTFTGVKCFTCGKLFESVQKIKDHVKEGCIGSNVKVPLTFNPGQFEFSMLYTCSRCAQVFAKEEFASNHVSSCSAVVPDTVHHEQATVLVLYKCLMCSKLFEDKEKTYRHVSKQCPKLKVTIGQQQVQKAFDEIQMKMLSEQNERKHIYQSASQDDRDLSKHTASTSLVGVNHAQTSDVAIKRKKSASKHNDHKSVEHNSEKNLSLRTYCESDNNVGNSVEHNSERNVSLRTYCESDNHVGSKTFLTSTDKTSKGNNALLESAQKQNFNKAVEDTPLENNHSKPVTLIENRNNLDIDKVTHTNENGAYKATARDTLASENRSNMVKAEVTHVNEKPGDMVKEVSSLDVSRGNMTADEGTNVKKKTDNVELNEGTNKNKPLYEPSVINNIVSESVNHPLNAEESKVKEEIKKAQKLAKQVAVRADHLQEERNHFLDKTDSMQERTELLGNKESLPVNTENLQEKPHSIGKLPHGTVNAGSGYKNDCILEYSESTKEQRLSAEKLYWQEFYAIEKRKEEEKSKALQQAAKERKARSIKQAHVQDSSATCTTEVDMERKYALDRQLHERATVSDNQLELDKKASVNSDLEKLNASKLKNVNQILGNMDRFRQINECQEMQQKKTGAEINKPDQKEQASPVVSFDKKTNLLNQNSTKNSKDSKVIVEKKSQEIIQTKAKVDTRELITNRNKKKQPKCHPSRHLSKAATNERLLRKRGLRSKRQIKQRKFFDEVETVSKGESVKHSTPSRSPRRQELSESEEDIPKGQETSLQTTEQRLYLKRLQFECKLCDYTSPQSRVKVPAYIGTHYIVQHKMGFRLNRHKFECRFCSFNVPDSKMNKIKVHLHEKHRNDVFDAICKGKLANNVDKQTKLSPIKVIDDLNVSMTRSRIKAEKVQRGMRALALRKECADKLRKLAEERKNILHFLENEEANMESDLNSYNITSAHISPTQVSSNKSTPLLSDVSTPYEYSSPITKQLAKRLTRNMVKDMKGSKILTHYSRLTSHADLSESEISFELASYGRSRSASVSSRSSSIHGGKLRSLRNAGPNKSDMSEEIMVTRSGRKIRKLDIDQFSTESSGFRSDDSDSECNRDPEITRSRRSSRRQQSSEQKDSNQESEESDAEISDKPKRKSLKVKQSVEKTILFCLNTSDDSDEEPLPRKTRSSSRKQSDLDTKHTSEMKELSNANLFFGNNHYDSDTESNAAETDNNSSKNNMRTKSNKIHEESEEMDCKSYDIVAKTELSQVNTCVPSNVQNSNRKVIESIHSIQEEDVLKKYHDIENFRQDVNRCDVLKLTKDPAYISNLSSTAENKREFDTSAASHDSGPVVRLEKTNDQHEAVRQLCDKKGKTDIFKKFNLTKCSINVKRLSKEEIDDQTSKPRAAGYFYEGCDDVMIDNVPTEGNAIPFGEADFIIVQDAPDDVISKLMHDAWLEMESNQGVVNCEEIVLEGRCKAEIDTEENSSDNNVIIVIDDDFDEFQREQHSEQKNAPEIS from the exons GAGCTGCTAAAGCTGTGGATCCACCACCAGTATCTGGCTGACAAGGACGAGGAGAGATTCCTGGAGAGCATCTGGACCGTGGCCAAGGTGTGCAGAGACACCGAGCAGATCGGAACACTCATAGATGGAGTCAAGAAGGAG TGTGGGGACATGTTCATTCAGCTGTACACAGAGCTGTGCAAGTACGCAATCAACATCGATAAAGGGAACTATGAGAAAGAGATGGCTGCAGGAAACCTTGCAGAAGCAAAGAGACGAAAACTTGCCCTGTCTAAAACCTGTGTGAGAATGTCATTGATGCTGAAGGAGCATGATTTCCGCATGTCCCGTTTGTGTGGGCTTACCGCATTCTCACTTGATCCAACAACGGAGAATTTGAATTTAGTGAACAAGTTGTACTGGACAATTAAGCACACTTCAGCCGTATCACGTCATAGTAAAACTGACATTGCAACCTTGTATGAGATTGATCGATTGCTTGGCAAAATGCGGCCAGATAGTTTGAATCCTGACTACAGCTGGAAACAGTTGATTCCTTTGTGCAAACGGTACAAACATGATTGTGATCTGGAAAGGAAGGGGATCAAGGTGGAGAAACGAGAAGTGCCAGATGTCCAAATAGAACCCGAAAGTACTGTCATACAAACTGATGGGCACAAGCAGCCAAAAGGTAAACGAAAGGATATTGAAAAAGCCCATATTGAAAAATTGCTCAGTGAAAAGCGTTTGTCACAGGAGGAGATTGAGAAATTGATTCGAGAAAGATTCCCTAGAAATACGGACCTTGATGATGCACCTGCATTAGATATGAAGGAACTGGATAAGACAATTGAATCTCTAAAAAAATCAATCTATGAAGAGACCTCATTCCGTGAATCATTAGAAAAGAACTTTTCTCCCCTTCGTGGGAGGCAGAAATCTCCAGTTGCTGCTAGTGCTCACAATAACACTGTTGGTTCAAGTTCTGCAAATCCTGACAATCATGTTAATGCTAATAAACTTCTGTATAAGCAATTGTCTGAAGGTAAATCCATGCAGCATCAGGTATTGCCATCAACCTTGGGAACATTGTCACATCAAGTTCCATCAACCAGCTTTCAGATGACACACCAACCTCCGTCAAGTTCTGCAAACCTTGTAGGAAGCAAAACCAGAAACTTACATGGTGTACCTACCCACCAGCTGCATGGACATTCACCAAATATTTTAGGAAATAATAGGAAAATCCCGTGTGCTACCGTTAGTTCTTCACAAGTGCAGTATTCAGGGCAAAGCAGCAATAGTGTACCGAAAAATGTTCAGCAAATGAAGCCTTCTGGgcatttcaatattttaagaCCCACAGGAAGCTCTCAACAAGAATGTGCCAAGATTGCTCAGCAAATAGCAGAGATGCGAGAGAAAGAGAGAAGAGAGAAACTTGAGCAAGTCAGAAACCAGGGTAAGATGGATGCAAAAGCTTTGAGCAAGGCTGTTCTGCAGGGTCATCAAGGCAATGCAATTTCCAACCTTCTTAGTCTAACTTTCCAGGGAAATAaatcagccaatcagaatcaaGCAGCATCTGTATCACAACACAGCCAACAAGCTGTTAGCAGTTCTGTAAAGCATGACCAGATTAGTAATCCCAAATATGTTTTGCCAACAGAAAAAGTCATCACCCCGTTGCAGGTTGAAAATAGATTGAATCTGGGCAAGGGAACATCTGTGAAGCCTGTTCTGTCAATGAGAGTGCCACGGTCACTCACTGAAGAACAATTCAAGCAGCTCATGCAAAAAGTGCATCAGATGACAAGGAAAATGTCCCCTACAAAGTCAAATCCATCTCTTATGTCGCAGCAAGCTTTTAATGAGGGCGCAACTGTGACATCTGCAATTCAGTCAAATGCCAATGAGAGAGACTTTCTCACTGGCTTGACGGTGAACAGTCAGGGACTTCTTGAGACTGCTGTGGCATCAGCAAGCCCAGATATTGCAATGGCTAACCTTGATACCCTGGCAACTGCAAGTCTGACACATCTAGAACAAGCCCAATACACCCggcaaatgaaaacaaatttagaTAGCTCTCAAATGGAAATCTCCCAAATGAACAATCAGGGCATTGTTTCAGTCATCACATACTCACAGCCTAATCAGGTTGTGTTTTCTTTGCCACAGCAGTCTTCGGTGATGCTACCACCACCTGTTGTTCAGAGTATACCACAGCCTGTCATGCAGCAGTTTGTGACAATACCCAGTGATTCTTCAGTGTCACAGCAGCAGCCTCCTGCAGTCAACCAGTATCAGGTACCGGTGCAGACATCTGTGCAAGTCCCTTTCAAATTTCTCAGTGGTGGAAATGTGAAGCAGGTTCAGCAAAACCCTGTACTGAATACTCCTGAACTCAGTCCAGCGGTTGTGGAGCAGTTATTGGCCAGTCTCATTAAAAGGGGCGAGCAGAAAAGCACACAGCAACCAAAGCCTTCCTGGCCTAAGGATATCCTGCCAAAAGCAGCCCCGCAGCAGCAAGTTAATTTGGGTTACAAAATTTGTACCACATCACCAACTAGTCAGTCAATATCTAAGAGTGTAGCAGATGCAACCAAGAAGATACTTCAGCTGAGGGAGATGTATGGACTAAATCCTGCATCTAATCCAATTGCAACAGATGTGAATTCATCTACAGAAAACAGAGGAAGTGGGAGCCTTATACAAAAGCTGATGATGGAAGATGACTCTTGTGATTACAAGAACAGTAAACTAAGTTCTTTCATAGCTGGTATGCCTGCTTCCAAATCCACAGCCAGTGATGATGTGCCAGACTTACCAGACCTTGGAGCCAAGGAAGTTGCAGCTATtcttggactagaaactgatggGAATCAGGCAGAGCAAAATAACACCATTCCCCAGTCTACATATCTTAATGCCAACAGAAAAGCTAAGGAGAGGGAAAAGAAGGATGAGGGTAGGAAACAGAAAGGTGGTCAAACCATCTTTAAGTGTGGCCAATGTGGAAAGATGTTTCCCTCAAGAGAATTAGTAGAAGAACATCAAACTTTGGAACATCAAACTTTGGATCATCAACTGAATTGCAAATTCTGCAACAAgacattcaaaaataaacatACCCTGCGTGGGCATGAAAGAAAAAACTGTCGATTTCTGAAAGCTGAGTCCTCCACTTTTACTGGAGTGAAATGCTTTACATGTGGAAAACTGTTTGAGTCCGTTCAGAAAATAAAGGACCATGTGAAGGAAGGCTGTATCGGATCGAATGTTAAAGTACCACTTACATTCAATCCAGGTCAATTTGAGTTTTCAATGTTGTACACATGTTCAAGATGTGCTCAGGTATTTGCTAAAGAGGAATTTGCTTCAAATCATGTTTCCTCTTGTTCTGCCGTGGTGCCTGATACAGTTCACCATGAACAAGCAACGGTTCTTGTGttgtataaatgtttaatgtGTTCCAAGTTGTTTGAAGACAAAGAAAAAACTTACCGGCATGTTTCCAAACAATGCCCAAAACTTAAAGTAACTATCGGCCAACAACAAGTACAGAAGGCATTTGATGAGattcaaatgaaaatgttaaGTGAACAAAATGAGCGTAAACACATTTACCAGTCCGCAAGTCAAGATGATCGTGATCTTTCTAAACATACTGCAAGCACAAGTTTAGTTGGAGTAAACCATGCACAGACCAGTGATGTTGCGATAAAAAGGAAGAAATCTGCATCTAAGCACAATGATCATAAAAGTGTGGAACATAAttcagaaaaaaatctatcatTAAGAACTTATTGTGAAAGTGACAATAATGTTGGCAATAGTGTAGAGCATAATTCAGAGAGAAATGTATCATTAAGAACTTATTGTGAAAGTGACAATCATGTTGGcagtaaaacatttttaacatcaaCAGACAAGACTTCCAAAGGAAACAATGCTTTGTTAGAAAGTGCGCAAAAACAAAACTTCAATAAAGCAGTGGAAGATACTCCCTTAGAAAATAACCACTCTAAACCTGTGACTCTAATTGAAAACCGCAATAACCTGGATATAGATAAAGTGACACATACTAATGAGAATGGAGCCTACAAAGCAACAGCTAGAGACACACTTGCATCTGAGAATAGAAGCAACATGGTTAAAGCTGAAGTGacacatgtaaatgaaaaacCGGGTGATatggtaaaagaagtgtccagtTTAGATGTAAGTAGAGGCAACATGACAGCAGATGAAGGGACAAATGTTAAAAAGAAAACTGACAACGTAGAACTAAATGAAGGGACAAACAAGAACAAACCATTATATGAACCatctgtaataaacaatattgtttcaGAATCTGTTAACCATCCACTAAATGCTGAAGAAAGTAAGGTAAAAGAGGAGATTAAAAAGGCACAGAAATTAGCAAAGCAAGTTGCAGTAAGGGCAGATCATTTGCAAGAAGAAAGAAATCATTTTTTAGACAAAACAGattcaatgcaagaaagaacagAACTTTTAGGAAACAAAGAGTCATTACCTGTAAATACAGAAAACCTTCAGGAGAAACCACATTCAATTGGTAAGCTTCCTCATGGAACAGTTAATGCAGGCTCAGGGTACAAAAATGATTGTATTTTGGAATACAGTGAATCAACAAAGGAACAAAGATTGTCTGCTGAAAAGCTGTACTGGCAAGAGTTCTATGCGATTGAGAAAAGAAAAGAAGAGGAAAAATCAAAGGCATTACAACAGGCAGCAAAAGAAAGAAAGGCTCGTTCAATTAAACAAGCACATGTACAGGATTCATCAGCCACTTGTACAACAGAAGTTGACATGGAAAGAAAGTACGCTTTGGATCGGCAACTTCATGAAAGAGCCACTGTTTCTGACAACCAATTAGAACTTGATAAAAAGGCGTCTGTCAACTCCGATTTAGAAAAACTAAATGCCagcaaattaaaaaatgttaaccAAATATTGGGTAATATGGATCGCTTCCGACAGATAAATGAATGCCAGGAAATGCAGCAAAAGAAGACAGGTGCAGAAATCAACAAGCCTGATCAAAAAGAACAAGCTTCTCCTGTTGTctcatttgataaaaaaacaaatttgctTAACCAAAACAGTACTAAGAACAGTAAGGATTCAAAAGTGATAGTTGAAAAGAAGAGTCAAGAAATAATTCAGACCAAGGCAAAGGTTGATACTAGAGAATTGATCACAAAtagaaataagaaaaaacaacccaaatgtcatccttcaaggcatCTTTCAAAAGCTGCTACTAATGAGCGTTTACTTCGAAAAAGAGGATTAAGATCAAAGAGGCAAATAAAGCAAAGAAAATTCTTTGATGAAGTGGAGACAGTCTCAAAAGGTGAATCAGTAAAGCATTCAACTCCATCAAGAAGCCCTCGGAGACAAGAATTGAGCGAGTCTGAAGAGGATATTCCCAAGGGACAAGAGACGTCACTGCAGACAACAGAGCAAAGGTTGTATCTTAAAAGGCTTCAGTTTGAGTGTAAGTTGTGTGATTATACTAGTCCTCAAAGCAGAGTGAAGGTACCCGCTTACATTGGGACTCATTATATTGTACAGCATAAGATGGGATTTAGACTGAACAGACACAAGTTTGAATGCAGATTTTGTTCCTTCAATGTTCCAGACAGTAAAATGAACAAGATAAAGGTCCATCTGCATGAGAAACACAGAAATGATGTGTTTGATGCTATTTGCAAAGGTAAACTGGCTAATAATGTTGACAAGCAGACTAAACTCTCTCCAATAAAAGTGATTGACGATTTGAATGTCAGCATGACACGTTCAAGAATTAAAGCAGAAAAAGTTCAAAGAGGTATGAGAGCACTGGCTCTCAGAAAAGAATGTGCAGATAAGCTCAGGAAACTTGCAGAAGAAAGAAAGAACATATTACATTTTCTTGAAAATGAAGAAGCAAATATGGAAAGTGATCTGAATAGTTATAACATCACAAGTGCACACATTTCACCAACCCAAGTAAGTTCTAACAAGTCAACACCATTACTTTCTGATGTAAGTACTCCCTATGAATATAGTAGTCCAATAACAAAACAGCTTGCAAAAAGGTTAACCAGGAACATGGTTAAGGATATGAAGGGTAGTAAGATTTTGACCCATTACAGTCGTTTGACTTCACATGCTGACCTTTCTGAGTCAGAAATATCATTTGAGCTCGCTTCTTATGGTAGGTCTCGTTCAGCCTCAGTCAGTAGCAGGTCATCAAGTATCCATGGTGGAAAATTGCGATCTTTAAGAAATGCTGGGCCGAATAAATCAGATATGTCTGAGGAAATAATGGTAACTCGTAGTGGACGAAAGATTAGGAAACTTGACATTGACCAGTTTTCAACAGAATCTTCTGGGTTTCGAAGTGATGACTCTGATTCTGAATGCAATAGAGATCCTGAAATAACAAGGTCAAGAAGATCATCAAGAAGACAACAATCATCAGAACAAAAGGACAGTAATCAGGAATCAGAAGAATCAGATGCAGAGATAAGTGACAAACCAAAACGGAAATCATTAAAAGTAAAGCAGAGTGTTGAAAagacaattttgttttgtttaaatacatcTGACGATTCAGATGAAGAACCGTTACCCAGAAAAACACGATCTTCTTCTAGGAAACAATCTGATTTAGATACAAAACACACAAGTGAAATGAAGGAACTTTCTAATGCAAACCTATTTTTTGGGAATAATCATTATGATTCGGATACAGAAAGCAATGCAGCTGAAACAGATAAcaatagttctaaaaataacatGAGGacgaaatcaaacaaaattcatgAGGAGTCTGAAGAGATGGATTGTAAATCATATGACATTGTTGCAAAGACAGAATTATCTCAAGTTAACACATGTGTTCCTTCCAATGTACAAAATTCAAATAGAAAAGTTATTGAATCCATCCATTCTATTCAGGAGGAAGATGTGTTGAAAAAATATCATGACATAGAAAACTTTAGACAGGATGTTAACAGATGTGATGTTCTGAAGTTAACAAAAGATCCAGCTTATATTTCAAATCTCTCTAGTACTGCAGAAAATAAAAGAGAATTTGACACATCTGCTGCTTCCCATGACTCTGGTCCTGTTGTGCGATTGGAAAAAACAAATGATCAACATGAAGCTGTTAGACAACTTTGTGACAAGAAAGGCAAAACTGatatttttaagaaatttaatctGACCAAATGTTCCATTAATGTTAAGAGATTGTCAAAAGAAGAAATAGATGATCAAACAAGCAAACCAAGGGCGGCTGGATACTTTTATGAGGGTTGTGATGATGTTATGATTGACAATGTGCCAACAGAAGGGAATGCCATACCTTTTGGTGAAGCTGATTTTATTATTGTGCAGGATGCTCCTGACGATGTTATTTCTAAGCTTATGCATGATGCTTGGTTAGAAATGGAAAGTAATCAAGGTGTTGTTAATTGTGAAGAAATTGTTCTGGAAGGTAGGTGTAAAGCTGAAATTGATACTGAAGAGAACTCCTCAGATAATAATGTTATCATTGTgattgatgatgattttgatgaattTCAAAGAGAGCAACATTCAGAGCAGAAAAATGCTCCTG AGATCAGTTGA